The stretch of DNA AGTCGGAGGGAGCAACATATTTGGTGGCTACGGTTTTGCGGGGGGCGGGGGGCACCAGGTTGCTGCGGCGCTCCAGCACGTGGCCGAAAGGCGAATCCATGGCACCGCCAGCGGGGCTGGCAGAAAACTTGAAATCAACGTATTGAGGGTCGATTTCATCCAGGAAGCGGCTCTTCTCGCAACTGCGCAGGTTGCCCCACTGATAGCGCGAAGTAGCGTAGCTTAGCGTCAGCTTCTTCTCGGCCCGCGTGATGGCCACGTAAAACAAGCGGCGTTCTTCTTCCAGGTCGGCGCGGGAGGTAATCATCATCTGGGAAGGGAAGAGGTTTTCCTCCATACCCACGATGTACACGTTGCGGAACTCCAGACCTTTAGCCGAGTGAATCGTCATGAGCGTCACCTGCTCACCTTCGCTCTGGGCGTCTTTCGTGTCGGCGTCCGTAACCAAGGCAATGTCCTGCAGGAAAGCGCCCAATGATTTGTCTTCGCGCTCGGGGTCCTCGGTGTAGGCCTTCACGCCGTTCAGGAGTTCCTGAATGTTCTCGTAGCGGGAAAGGCCCTCGATGCTTTTATCAGCATAGAGCTCCTCAATCATGCCCGAGTTCTTGGCAATAAATTTCGCGGCTTCAAAGGCGTCTTCTTTAGCTGCTACGGCAGTGTAAGCCTTAATCTTTTCCGCGAAATCAACAATTGGGTTGGCCGTGCGAGCCGGTAGAAACTTGTCGGCGTTGCTGACCACCTCCCAAATGGTATGGTTCGACTCCTCGGCCGCATTAATAAGCTTGGCCAGCGTGGTGTCGCCGATGCCGCGCTTGGGGTAGTTGATGACGCGGCGCAGGGCCTGCTCGTCGTTGGGGTTCACCGTGAGGCGCAGGTAGGCCACTAAGTCCTTAATTTCCTTGCGCTGGTAGAAGCTCAGGCCGCCAACAATCTTATACTTGATATTGAGCTTGCGCAACGATTCTTCCATGGCCCGGCTCTGGGCGTTGGTGCGGTACAGAATGGCAAAGTCATCGTAGGATAGATGGTGGTTCATCTTGTCCTCGTAGATGCTTTGGGCCACCAGCTTGCCCTCCTCGTTATCAGAAGCCGCCTTTAATACTTCAATCAGCGGGCCGTCTTCGTTGTCGGAGAACACGTCTTTGCGCAGCTGAGCCTGGTTGTTTTTGATAACCGAGTTAGCCGCCCACACAATGTTCTTGGTGGAGCGGTAGTTCTGCTCTAGCTTAAACACCTGCAGCTCAGGGTAGTCTTTCTCGAAGTTGAGAATGTTCTGAATATCGGCGCCCCGGAAGGCGTAAATGCTTTGCGCATCATCGCCTACCACGCAGATGTTCCGCTCCTTAGCCGCCAGCTTCCGCGCAATAAGATACTGCGAGTAGTTGGTATCCTGATACTCATCTACCATCACATACTTGAAGATGTTCTGGTACTTGTTCAGCACATCGGGGTGGTCTTTGAACAGGACGTTAGTCTGGTAAAGCAGGTCGTCGAAGTCCATGGCGCCGGCCTTGAAGCAACGCTGCTGATACTGCTGATACAGCACACCAATCTTGGGCCGGAGCGCTGCCTCGTCGTCCTGCTTAATTACCGGGTCGTTAAGGTATTGCTGCACCGAAATCAGCTTGTTCTTTGCCGCTGAAATTCGCCCCAGCACCAAACCGGGCTTGTAGAGCTTATCATCGAGCTCCAGTTCCTTCACAATCTGCGTAATCAGGGTTTTAGAGTCCTGGGTATCATAAATGGTGAAGGAGCGAGGAAAACCGATTTTGTCGGCTTCGGAGCGCAGAATGCGGGCAAAGATGCTGTGGAAGGTACCCATCCACAGATTTTTGGCGTTGGGACCCACTACCTTCTCAATACGGGCGCGCATTTCCTTGGCCGCCTTATTGGTAAAGGTGAGAGCCAGTATATTGTACGGATCAACCCCTTTTTCCAGCAGGTTAGCAATGCGGTAAGTGAGTACCCGGGTTTTGCCCGAGCCGGCACCGGCTATAATCATGCAGGGGCCATCGATTTGCATCACGGCGGCGGCCTGCGAGGGGTTCAATAAAGAGAGATAATCGAGTCCCATTCGGTCAGTTAATCGGAAACTAAGCTTGTTGGCTTGTTAGCAAAGGTAGGGCTTTGAGAGGGGAAAGCCGAGGCCGATTTGCGGTACTGAGTGATGTGCCTTGGTCTAGAAAAGCCAGGAGTACACCAGTCCCATCAGAGCACTCAGGCCAATCCATAAAATCAAATTGACTTTGCCCTCACGCAGCGCCACTATTTATAGCGCTACCCATACCAAGCTAAACCAATCGGGAGCCGCTTGAATTCCCTGGGGCCATACTACGGCCCGCCCCAGGTAACTACTTAGGTTGAGGACTACACCTACCACGGCGCCAGTCACTACGCTCAGAGCAGCAGTAACCCGAGCATCTTGGCGGGTGCGCTCTTCTTGCAGCTAACGACGGCGCTCCACCACGTACTCGTGCATGATGATAATCTGGCCTGTTGGCCCACTAAAGCTGATGAAAACCAGCTTTAGTCAGAAGCGCCCGGCTTCCCGGAAAGACACCGGTTCTGCAAATATTGTTGCAAGCTGAGCAGCTGGTATAGCTGATTCTATCTGGTAAGAGTAAGCAAGAATAAGAACAAGCAGCTGGTAGCGGTAGCTTGAAACAGTCATTCCGAGCAAGGAAAGAAATCAAAGTTGCTCCTAAGCAGCAAACTCAGATTCCTCACTCCGCTCGGAATGACTGTTCTAAAGCCTATCGTTCTTGCAAGTGGCCTAGGCCAGTACTTGAATGACAGCTTCGGAGAAGCGCTCCATTTCCTCTAGCTGCGGGCTGCACTGAAGCAAGAAAAGATCTACACCCACCGCCTCAAAGGCCGCAATGCGCTCGGCTACCTGGTCGGGGGTGCCGGTGAGGCCGGAACGCAGGCCGCGGTTTGATACGGAGTAATCCTGCAGCGATACCTGGTTTTCCAGCTGCGTGCCGGCCAGCCACTGCTGGTAGTTTTTGTAGCCTGCGGCCGAGCCATTCACATTGGTAATGCGCTCCAGCTCTTTCTTCACTTCCTGCTCGGTGTTGCGCACAATGGAGTACGCCGCCACCCCAAACTTCATAGGGGGCAGGCCTAGCTTCTCACGGCGCTGGCTCAGATCCTGAATGCGGCGGCCAATGGCCTCCGGCTCGTCGCCGTGCATTACGTAACCGTCGCACTGGGCCGCAATGAGATTTTTGGCTGCCTCGGATTCGCCGCCGGCGTAAATGAATGGCCGCGGGCGCGAGACGGGCTTGGGCTGCAGAATGGAGTCAGTTACCTTGTAGAACTTGCCCTCGAAGGTAAAATGGTCCTGCTTCCAGAGGTTGTCTACTACGTGCAGCCACTCGGCGGTGCGGGCATACCGGTCGTCGTGCTGCTCAAAGTGCACGCCGTACTTCTTGGCCTCATCCTGCCACCATGATGACACTACGTTCAGCGACAAACGGCCGCCACTGATATGGTCGATGTTGGCGGCTTGCTTAGCTAGCAGAGCAGGGGAGTGAAAGGTAGGCCGCACGGCCACCATGAGCTCTAGTTTCTTGGTAACGGCCGCTAAGGCCGCCGCCGTACTCCAGGCATCCAGGGAAGGAGCTTCTTCACCCTTGATGTCGTTGAGGTTCAACTCCGCAATAAGGGAAAGGTCGTAGCCTAACTCCTCACTGCGTTGGGCCAGCGTTTTCACGTAGTCCCAGTCGGCGCGCATGTTTTCGTCCTCCACATTGCGCAACCACCCGCCAAAAACGGGCATCCAATATCCGTATCTCATTATTGCGCGATTAGGTCAGCGGGTGAAGAAGTTAATTCGTCAGCGGTAGCTAGTTCTGTGCCCGACGTAGCACCGGGTAGCTGCGTTTCGAGGTAGTCTACGAAGCGGGCGTAAGGGTCAAAGCCTACCACGTTCACGGCGTCGGCCACGAAGTTTGAGAGGGCGTTGATGTCGTAGAACAGCACGTCGCCGGTGCGGTCATCAATGAGGTACTCAATGCCGCCTACGTCAATCTTGGCAGCGGCCACAATGCGCTCCACTGCTGCAATAACTTCGGCCGGGGGCGTGAAAGCTTCTACCTGAATGCCCTTCTTGGGCGCTTCGGTGAGACAGAACTCCGCCGACTGCTCCTCCGGAATTTGGCAGATTTCGGCGGGGCACAGGTTGAAGCTTTCACCGGTAGTGTACACTTTCATGGCGTACAGGAACTTGCCATCAAGGGTTTCTACCCGGTGAATGTTGCCACCGCGGGGCGTCACGTACTCCTGCACCAAAGCGGTCTGGTCGATGCCCAAGTCAATCTGGCCAGCGGCTACGGCAGCCTCTACTCCTTCAATGGTATCAAAGCGAATAATACCCGCACCGCTCCCGCCAATGTTCACTTTCACCACAATAGGAAATTGAAGCTGCCGGGCCGCATCTGGCACGCGAGAAGCGTGGTTGATAACAAACGACTTCGGAAACTTCAGGCCCAGTGAAGCAAACAGGGAGAGCTGGCGGGCCTTATTGGTTTCAATGGCCGTAGCTGCCGAACCATTGATGATGCGGGTGCCGATACGCTCCAGATGCGTAGCATAGCCAGCCGTGTGGAAGATACCCTGCCCGTGGCCGCGCAGGTAAGCTGAGGAACTCATGCGGTTGACCACGAGCGAGTAGCGGCTCTCTTTCTCAGACGGGTCGAAGAGGTGGTGGGCGGCGTCGATTTTCTCGTAGGCCAGTCCGCGGCGGTCTAGCTCGGCGAAAAGGGGCTTAAACCACTCAGGATGTTCGAAATAAATGCCAATCGGCTTTGCAGCGTGAGCCATCAGAAAAGGAAAGAATGAAGTATGAGAGGAGGGTACGGGAACCCAGCGGCCCCGAGATAATAAGCGCAGCATAGCCTCTTAGGCGGTAAGTAGGCTACCTGGAAATGCACTGATTGAATGAACAGCTGACAGCTGCAAATGGTGTCTTCCTGCAGTCTGTAAGAAGCAGTGTATTCACGGGTAAGCACTTGGTATATATGTGCTTAACATGACTTTAGAAACTGTAGAGCAGAAGGGCTTGCAGGATCTAAAAAGCAGGAAGAGGAGGCGGCAGCAAGCCGCAAACCAGGCCGGAAGTGGCCTAGGGCAAAAATGTGTTTACCAACAACAACAGGGGCCTGCCAAAACCAGAGCAACGGACAAAACGCCCATAGGTCGGTTAACCGATTGCGGAGCAACGTGAGCAGCAGAGAAAGCGAGGAAGTTGTTGGTAGTAGCCACGGCAACTTGTTTTTATATGGTCAGGACTTGGCACCGTTCCAGTAACTGGGGGTTGCCGGCGTTTCATAGAGCCTGTCTCTCCACGCCTCTGTATAAAAACAATCCTTTGGTCGAAAAGAATTGGTAGGGCGAAGGTAATGCGCTGGCAAGGAAACTTCCAAATACCTGTTTTTCGCTGACATCCCATCGGGCCAGCAGAGGCCGTATAAGGAGTTTTGGTTGGGGCCAGCCCAAAATCTTTTACCGGTCCTACCTCGCCACACTGTTACTTCGCATTCGGTTTCAGCAAGCAGTTGTCATCAATGAGCACAGGGAAAGGAGTAGAAAGCCAGCCAGAAGCAGCCCGCACCCACGCAAGTACCCCAGCCAACCATAGGGCTGAGTCGCGCGCCGCAATGGCTGTTCTGTGTCTTTCTGAAAGTTTGGGTGGCCTAGAGATTAACACAATCAAGTTTTCTGGCTGGATGCGGGAACGGGGCTGGCCCATTACGCTGCTGGTGCCGCCTGAATCACCCCTTGCTGAGTGGGCCGCACGTGAGCACTTGGCTTACATAACCGTAGCGGCCCGCCGGAAG from Hymenobacter taeanensis encodes:
- a CDS encoding ATP-dependent helicase — its product is MGLDYLSLLNPSQAAAVMQIDGPCMIIAGAGSGKTRVLTYRIANLLEKGVDPYNILALTFTNKAAKEMRARIEKVVGPNAKNLWMGTFHSIFARILRSEADKIGFPRSFTIYDTQDSKTLITQIVKELELDDKLYKPGLVLGRISAAKNKLISVQQYLNDPVIKQDDEAALRPKIGVLYQQYQQRCFKAGAMDFDDLLYQTNVLFKDHPDVLNKYQNIFKYVMVDEYQDTNYSQYLIARKLAAKERNICVVGDDAQSIYAFRGADIQNILNFEKDYPELQVFKLEQNYRSTKNIVWAANSVIKNNQAQLRKDVFSDNEDGPLIEVLKAASDNEEGKLVAQSIYEDKMNHHLSYDDFAILYRTNAQSRAMEESLRKLNIKYKIVGGLSFYQRKEIKDLVAYLRLTVNPNDEQALRRVINYPKRGIGDTTLAKLINAAEESNHTIWEVVSNADKFLPARTANPIVDFAEKIKAYTAVAAKEDAFEAAKFIAKNSGMIEELYADKSIEGLSRYENIQELLNGVKAYTEDPEREDKSLGAFLQDIALVTDADTKDAQSEGEQVTLMTIHSAKGLEFRNVYIVGMEENLFPSQMMITSRADLEEERRLFYVAITRAEKKLTLSYATSRYQWGNLRSCEKSRFLDEIDPQYVDFKFSASPAGGAMDSPFGHVLERRSNLVPPAPRKTVATKYVAPSDFQPSDTSNLQHGQRVEHPKFGFGQVTKLENQNGSVKAIIQFEEVGEKTLLLSFAKLRIV
- a CDS encoding LLM class flavin-dependent oxidoreductase, with the protein product MRYGYWMPVFGGWLRNVEDENMRADWDYVKTLAQRSEELGYDLSLIAELNLNDIKGEEAPSLDAWSTAAALAAVTKKLELMVAVRPTFHSPALLAKQAANIDHISGGRLSLNVVSSWWQDEAKKYGVHFEQHDDRYARTAEWLHVVDNLWKQDHFTFEGKFYKVTDSILQPKPVSRPRPFIYAGGESEAAKNLIAAQCDGYVMHGDEPEAIGRRIQDLSQRREKLGLPPMKFGVAAYSIVRNTEQEVKKELERITNVNGSAAGYKNYQQWLAGTQLENQVSLQDYSVSNRGLRSGLTGTPDQVAERIAAFEAVGVDLFLLQCSPQLEEMERFSEAVIQVLA
- a CDS encoding ATP-grasp domain-containing protein, translated to MAHAAKPIGIYFEHPEWFKPLFAELDRRGLAYEKIDAAHHLFDPSEKESRYSLVVNRMSSSAYLRGHGQGIFHTAGYATHLERIGTRIINGSAATAIETNKARQLSLFASLGLKFPKSFVINHASRVPDAARQLQFPIVVKVNIGGSGAGIIRFDTIEGVEAAVAAGQIDLGIDQTALVQEYVTPRGGNIHRVETLDGKFLYAMKVYTTGESFNLCPAEICQIPEEQSAEFCLTEAPKKGIQVEAFTPPAEVIAAVERIVAAAKIDVGGIEYLIDDRTGDVLFYDINALSNFVADAVNVVGFDPYARFVDYLETQLPGATSGTELATADELTSSPADLIAQ